One stretch of Balneola sp. MJW-20 DNA includes these proteins:
- a CDS encoding Fur family transcriptional regulator, which produces MAHPAHEETIHLVKEIFRSYLKERNQRQTPERFMVLNEIYTSDGHFDADDIFFRMKEGGTRVSRATVYNTLDLLVECGLVQRQQFGKSQYYYERAYAYQQHDHIICQQCGTVLEFCDPRIGEIQEMIGQIHGMDIKSHSLHFYGECKDKEACKKRQEEGSKIKEHLN; this is translated from the coding sequence ATGGCACATCCAGCACACGAAGAAACTATACATTTAGTCAAAGAGATCTTCCGGTCGTACCTCAAAGAAAGGAACCAGAGGCAGACCCCGGAACGTTTCATGGTACTCAATGAGATCTATACCTCCGACGGGCATTTTGATGCCGATGATATCTTTTTCCGAATGAAAGAAGGCGGTACCAGGGTATCAAGAGCAACCGTATACAATACACTGGATCTATTGGTAGAGTGCGGGCTGGTACAGAGACAACAATTTGGAAAGTCTCAGTATTACTATGAAAGAGCCTATGCCTATCAGCAGCATGATCATATCATTTGCCAGCAATGCGGTACCGTACTAGAATTCTGTGATCCTCGCATCGGCGAAATTCAGGAGATGATCGGGCAGATCCACGGCATGGATATAAAATCCCATTCTCTTCATTTCTACGGTGAATGTAAAGATAAAGAAGCCTGCAAAAAGCGGCAGGAAGAAGGTTCAAAAATAAAAGAACACCTCAATTAA
- a CDS encoding long-chain fatty acid--CoA ligase, whose translation MPTVVAFETLTELFQNLSRKFSDQQKAAFYYKPDPRSEYVPIYWDQVTDDVNSVTAYLMEKGIERGDRVGILSENRYEWAVVDLAIQQVGAINVSLYTTLPPNQCEFILQDSGTKIFFVSTGIQLKKAIQVFDNCEDLTEVVAFDTPKVESMGDKKFVRLFEDILKEGAKHYEKYKEVIQKRCLEIEPDDVATLIYTSGTTGRPKGAMLTHNNIVSNVKAATQHIYWDINDRLLSFLPLCHSFERTAGYYAMISSGVEIYYAESVDTVSKNMPEAKPTIMISVPRLFEKMYNLIIKSIEEGSDTKKKIFNWALETGRKYSEGQRGLISLQKKLADKLVFDKLRQRTGGHVRLFVSGGAALPPEIDQFFKYAGMDILQGYGLTETSPVMAANQPGQTEVGAVGTVIKGVTVGIQSLENGKILAQISGEDYPTDLSSEAGEILCKGPNVMKGYWNNEEATKEMIDEDGWLHTGDVGRFKGGKLQITDRIKHMIVNAGGKNIYPGPIEDLFKTSKWIDQLVVVGEAQNYMAAIVVPDFEVLAKWARDQGLEFSGNEELIALDEVNDLFKKEIRSFSKELASHEKIRDFRLVPDEFSVETGEITPTLKVKRRVISDKYGHLIEDMFKDDKD comes from the coding sequence ATGCCGACTGTAGTAGCATTTGAAACGCTTACAGAATTATTTCAGAATTTATCCCGTAAATTTTCCGATCAGCAAAAAGCAGCTTTCTATTATAAACCTGATCCAAGATCTGAGTATGTTCCGATCTACTGGGACCAGGTTACTGACGATGTCAATTCCGTGACTGCATACCTGATGGAAAAGGGGATCGAAAGAGGGGACAGAGTCGGCATTCTGAGTGAGAACCGGTATGAATGGGCGGTAGTTGATCTTGCTATACAGCAGGTAGGAGCTATTAATGTGTCGCTATATACTACACTTCCTCCGAATCAGTGTGAGTTCATTCTGCAGGATTCCGGAACCAAGATCTTCTTTGTTTCCACCGGTATTCAGCTCAAAAAAGCGATTCAGGTATTTGATAACTGTGAAGACCTCACGGAAGTAGTGGCATTCGATACCCCCAAAGTGGAATCAATGGGGGATAAGAAATTTGTTCGGCTCTTTGAGGACATATTGAAAGAAGGCGCTAAACATTATGAAAAGTATAAAGAGGTAATTCAGAAGCGGTGTCTGGAAATTGAGCCGGATGACGTAGCCACTCTGATCTATACTTCAGGGACCACAGGAAGACCTAAGGGGGCCATGCTGACTCACAACAATATCGTCAGTAATGTTAAAGCAGCAACCCAGCATATATACTGGGATATCAACGACCGGCTGCTATCCTTTTTACCACTTTGCCACTCCTTTGAAAGAACAGCGGGTTATTATGCCATGATCTCCAGTGGTGTGGAGATCTACTATGCGGAATCGGTAGATACGGTATCGAAAAATATGCCGGAGGCCAAACCTACGATCATGATCTCGGTTCCCCGTTTGTTTGAAAAGATGTACAACCTGATCATAAAGAGTATAGAAGAAGGGTCGGATACCAAGAAAAAGATCTTTAACTGGGCACTCGAAACCGGAAGAAAGTATTCCGAAGGTCAGAGGGGATTGATATCCTTACAGAAAAAACTGGCTGATAAACTTGTTTTTGATAAGCTGAGACAGCGTACCGGAGGTCACGTACGGTTGTTTGTATCAGGTGGTGCAGCGCTTCCCCCCGAGATCGATCAGTTCTTTAAATATGCCGGTATGGATATTCTTCAGGGTTATGGCCTGACGGAAACATCACCGGTCATGGCAGCAAATCAGCCGGGACAAACAGAAGTCGGAGCGGTTGGTACGGTGATCAAAGGAGTGACTGTAGGTATTCAGAGTCTTGAAAATGGAAAGATCCTGGCACAGATCAGTGGAGAGGATTACCCGACCGACCTCAGCTCTGAAGCCGGAGAGATCCTTTGCAAAGGGCCGAATGTGATGAAAGGTTACTGGAATAATGAAGAAGCCACCAAAGAGATGATCGATGAGGATGGATGGCTGCATACCGGAGATGTCGGACGTTTTAAAGGCGGGAAATTACAGATCACAGACCGAATTAAACACATGATCGTTAATGCCGGTGGTAAGAACATTTACCCGGGACCGATCGAAGATCTTTTCAAGACCAGTAAGTGGATCGATCAGCTGGTTGTGGTCGGCGAGGCTCAGAATTATATGGCTGCGATCGTAGTACCTGATTTTGAAGTGCTGGCAAAATGGGCCAGAGATCAGGGACTTGAATTCTCCGGCAATGAAGAGCTGATCGCTCTTGATGAAGTGAATGACCTTTTCAAAAAAGAGATCCGTTCCTTCTCCAAAGAACTGGCATCACACGAAAAGATACGTGATTTCAGGCTTGTACCGGATGAATTCAGTGTTGAAACCGGTGAGATCACGCCAACGCTCAAAGTAAAGAGAAGAGTGATCTCAGATAAATATGGTCATCTGATCGAAGACATGTTCAAAGACGACAAAGATTAA
- a CDS encoding cytochrome B, translating into MYNGLVHAHSGLRWIVLVLLVWAIVKAVSGWTGKRDFKKSDRLSALFALIFTHIQLLLGLGLYFISPKVSFESGFMSDSVLRFYTIEHMSLMLLAIILITVGFSAHKRMQGSIAKFKKIAIFYGIGLLLILISIPWPFRALGAGWF; encoded by the coding sequence ATGTATAACGGATTAGTACACGCACACTCAGGTTTAAGATGGATCGTTCTGGTTCTTCTGGTATGGGCGATCGTTAAAGCAGTTAGCGGCTGGACAGGCAAAAGAGATTTTAAAAAGAGCGATCGCTTATCCGCTTTATTTGCATTGATATTTACTCACATTCAGCTCCTGCTTGGACTGGGATTGTATTTTATCAGCCCGAAAGTTTCTTTCGAATCAGGTTTCATGTCCGATTCCGTACTTCGGTTCTACACGATCGAACATATGAGTCTGATGCTGCTGGCGATCATTCTGATCACGGTAGGATTCAGTGCTCACAAAAGAATGCAGGGATCCATCGCCAAATTTAAAAAGATCGCGATCTTTTACGGTATTGGACTACTTCTCATTCTGATATCAATCCCATGGCCGTTCAGAGCCTTAGGCGCCGGTTGGTTTTAG
- a CDS encoding DUF1499 domain-containing protein, with translation MNAPYNEINPLPSCPESPNCIRTSKLIHSDSTAVMRALKNVLTSEAETVEADTDEQSVHAVYRIPVFGWKDDVNILLKEETENKTILYIRSASREGYSDLGVNKRRVNRIIRKTEKELHP, from the coding sequence ATGAACGCACCTTACAACGAGATCAATCCACTTCCATCATGTCCTGAAAGTCCTAACTGTATCCGCACCTCTAAGCTAATACATTCCGATAGTACTGCAGTTATGCGGGCGCTGAAGAATGTTTTGACATCAGAAGCTGAGACGGTTGAAGCCGACACTGATGAACAGAGTGTGCATGCAGTTTACCGGATTCCCGTCTTTGGCTGGAAAGATGATGTAAACATACTCTTAAAAGAAGAGACCGAGAATAAAACCATTCTGTACATTCGGAGTGCAAGCCGGGAAGGTTATTCAGATCTTGGCGTTAACAAGAGAAGAGTAAACCGAATCATTCGTAAGACCGAAAAGGAACTACATCCCTGA